The genome window TGGCCGTCGCGACCCGCCAGCCGGCGGAGGTCAGGGCCATGGTCCCTTCGCCGACATGCACCCAGCCCCGGGCAATGAGATGCCCCAGCATCAGCTGACCGACTGCCCCCGGCGGAAGATTGCACCCGCCGCCACCACGGACGGCTTCGGCGAAGACATCCCACTCGAGCTGGGAGATCACCAGGTCATCACGCTGTGGAGGAACATTCACGCCGCACACGGTAACCAAACCGCTGCGCGATTCCCACAAGATTCGGGCATCCGTCCGCTCAGTGAGCCGGATCGTCCCCTGCTGCGTCCGGGCCGTCTCTCCCCGTTTGCCGGTCGTTCTGTTCAGGGTGCTGCGTTTCAGAGCGGGCCCTGGTCCGCCGGTGCCTCGTCCAGCTCAGGGCATAGGCCCGCAGGTTCTGAGCTTCGGGCTCCATTTCTCGCAACCGGTGCTGCAGGACGAACGACAGGTGGCGGAGCCGTTCAGATTCCGCCATCAGCTCCCGATTTGTCGGATCCGGGGGACTCTCCAACGTCGACGCTCCAACCGCAACGCAAAACCTGGGCGACATACCGGGGATTCACCTTGCCGACACCCGGTCTTTCTCCAGTTGTAGCAACGTCCGCGACGGCATCCCAGCAGAGCTTGTGGGTGTACGCCGGCCGGGACCGCCGCACCCTGCGAGACTCAGCCCGCCCTGCGAGACTGTCGGCCGACACCGTTGAGCGGCCGGCTCAATGCGAGAGCATTTTCCGGATGTCGGCCGAGAACGTGGGGTACGCGTACTGAGTGGACTGCAGGTTGTCCGCGGTGAGGTCGAACCGCATCGCGAGGGCGAAGAGGTTGATCGTCTCGTCCGCGTCGGGGCCGAGGAGGTGCGCGCCGAGAATGCGGCCGGTCCCCTTCTCGACGAGGATCTTGTAGCCCGCGACACCGGCGTTCACTTTGCGGTTCGTGGTCCAAGTCGTCGAGTCGTCCGTCCGGACTTCGAACGAGAGTCCACGGGAGGCGGCCTCGTGTTCCGTCAGGCCGATGGCGGCGAGGGGCGGGACGGTGAAGACGACACGCGGCACCGGCCCGTAGTGGGGCCGGCTGTCCCGGCCGTCGATGAGAGTCCGGGCGATCGCGGCTCCCTGTTCATCCGCGACGGGAGTGAGCTTCGGCTGGCCTGTCGCCGCGCAGTCGCCGGCGGCGAAGACGTGCGGGTTGGAGACGCTCCGCAGCGCGTCGGTCACCGTGATTCCCTCCGCTTCGGACTCGACGCCGGCCGCTTCGAGGTCGAGATCCCGCAAGGCGGGGGTTCGGCCCGCGCCGTGGACGATGAGGTCTGCCTGATATGAGACCGTCTGATACGGGACAGTCTGATACGGGACAGTCTGATTCGGTTCGGCTTTGCGACCGCGACGGGCCGTGAGGAGCAGCGCGCCGTCGCTGTCGCGGTGGAGGCCTTTCGGCTCCGTGTCGAGTTCCACGGCGATGCCGATCGAGCGGGTGTGGGCGACGAGGCGATCGACGAGGTCGGGTTCGAAGCTCTTCAGCGGCCGCTCGCCGCGATGGACGATGGTGACGCGGGCGCCGGCCCGGGCGGCGACGTGGGCGAACTCGAAGGAGATGTATCCGCCCC of Planctomyces sp. SH-PL14 contains these proteins:
- a CDS encoding dihydrolipoyl dehydrogenase family protein, whose protein sequence is MPPQSFDIIVLGTGPAAGQVAARSAEAGRSVAMIEPHGVGGNCALRGCNPKKVLVHAAALQDAVQRNQSRLIDVEAGRIPWPRLIDFTREFVQPVSPRALSKFTSKGIHVLEETARFLGPTTIAAGDHRLQAPAIVVATGAEPAPLTFPGAELVTSSDDFLTVPQLPPRVLFLGGGYISFEFAHVAARAGARVTIVHRGERPLKSFEPDLVDRLVAHTRSIGIAVELDTEPKGLHRDSDGALLLTARRGRKAEPNQTVPYQTVPYQTVSYQADLIVHGAGRTPALRDLDLEAAGVESEAEGITVTDALRSVSNPHVFAAGDCAATGQPKLTPVADEQGAAIARTLIDGRDSRPHYGPVPRVVFTVPPLAAIGLTEHEAASRGLSFEVRTDDSTTWTTNRKVNAGVAGYKILVEKGTGRILGAHLLGPDADETINLFALAMRFDLTADNLQSTQYAYPTFSADIRKMLSH